A window from Dermacentor albipictus isolate Rhodes 1998 colony chromosome 10, USDA_Dalb.pri_finalv2, whole genome shotgun sequence encodes these proteins:
- the LOC135904191 gene encoding uncharacterized protein isoform X3 — protein sequence MQGDGDQVHAVFEDDAPIQAKSLSRTQGPDSSRERNVSGASNALDDGALSPQQATEDDASDATANGRMHIAGLSLERLVGAHTRRMMLGQQNEASIRVRALPDLKVLDERPCRLKLMLADDEAGVPEGTHHLAEWETFTRALLASHVCIHRLCLFISAVSGSPRHFYRGFSLRDGIAVIDVEVSAFRNPCTDFVLPYLRNLCRLRMIQQADICLQDISLLNWDLREEEVFRELLRMDARLDLDANNRNLVRMLDAIRGMPFLRQLMLYLSNTGTGPCEPQEISLNLTHHFVTDVRRLRYQVDDSYAHFLHCQCAHNRGVRTTTCLETGIIPTLCARRELTCSTGDLVPCIVSVTHPEMYGTYVIYVRSTVCMRDED from the exons GGCCCAGACAGTTCACGGGAGAGAAACGTAAGCGGCGCCTCCAATGCACTGGATGACGGTGCGCTTTCTCCGCAGCAGGCGACAGAGGATGACGCCTCGGACGCCACTGCGAATGGACGAATGCATATCGCAGGCCTGAGTTTGGAACGCTTGGTTGGCGCACATACACGAAGGATGATGCTCGGCCAGCAAAACGAAGCAAGCATAAGAGTGCGCGCTCTTCCAGACCTCAAAGTCTTGGATGAAAGGCCCTGCCGCCTTAAGCTAATGCTTGCCGATGACGAAGCCGGAGTGCCGGAAGGAACAC ATCATCTTGCCGAATGGGAAACGTTCACAAGGGCACTCCTGGCCAGTCACGTTTGTATTCACCGCTTGTGCCTGTTCATCTCGGCAGTCTCCGGGTCACCCAGACACTTCTACCGGGGCTTCAGTTTGCGAGACGGGATCGCAGTGATCGACGTTGAAGTCTCTGCATTTCGCAACCCGTGCACAGACTTTGTGTTGCCATATTTGCGGAATCTATGTCGACTAAGAATGATTCAACAAGCTGATATATGCCTTCAAGACATATCGCTGCTAAACTGGGACCTCCGAGAAGAAGAGGTGTTCCGTGAATTGCTCCGGATGGATGCTCGTCTCGATTTGGACGCTAACAACAG AAACCTCGTACGAATGTTGGACGCTATCAGAGGCATGCCCTTTCTGCGCCAGCTCATGTTGTACCTCAGCAACACTGGCACTGGACCTTGCGAGCCTCAAGAAATCTCGCTGAACCTGACGCACCACTTTGTCACTGACGTTCGGAGGCTGAGGTACCAGGTCGACGACAGCTACGCCCACTTCCTGCACTGCCAGTGCGCCCACAATCGCGGCGTACGCACAACGACCTGTCTTGAGACAGGCATAATACCGACACTCTGCGCCCGTCGCGAGCTGACATGCTCCACAGGTGACTTGGTGCCGTGCATAGTTAGCGTTACGCACCCTGAAATGTACGGTACTTATGTTATTTATGTGCGTTCCACAGTTTGCATGCGTGACGAAGATTAG
- the LOC135904191 gene encoding uncharacterized protein isoform X4, protein MVIKYTQSSKMMHPYKRNHCQGRRQVPGPDSSRERNVSGASNALDDGALSPQQATEDDASDATANGRMHIAGLSLERLVGAHTRRMMLGQQNEASIRVRALPDLKVLDERPCRLKLMLADDEAGVPEGTHHLAEWETFTRALLASHVCIHRLCLFISAVSGSPRHFYRGFSLRDGIAVIDVEVSAFRNPCTDFVLPYLRNLCRLRMIQQADICLQDISLLNWDLREEEVFRELLRMDARLDLDANNRNLVRMLDAIRGMPFLRQLMLYLSNTGTGPCEPQEISLNLTHHFVTDVRRLRYQVDDSYAHFLHCQCAHNRGVRTTTCLETGIIPTLCARRELTCSTGDLVPCIVSVTHPEMYGTYVIYVRSTVCMRDED, encoded by the exons GGCCCAGACAGTTCACGGGAGAGAAACGTAAGCGGCGCCTCCAATGCACTGGATGACGGTGCGCTTTCTCCGCAGCAGGCGACAGAGGATGACGCCTCGGACGCCACTGCGAATGGACGAATGCATATCGCAGGCCTGAGTTTGGAACGCTTGGTTGGCGCACATACACGAAGGATGATGCTCGGCCAGCAAAACGAAGCAAGCATAAGAGTGCGCGCTCTTCCAGACCTCAAAGTCTTGGATGAAAGGCCCTGCCGCCTTAAGCTAATGCTTGCCGATGACGAAGCCGGAGTGCCGGAAGGAACAC ATCATCTTGCCGAATGGGAAACGTTCACAAGGGCACTCCTGGCCAGTCACGTTTGTATTCACCGCTTGTGCCTGTTCATCTCGGCAGTCTCCGGGTCACCCAGACACTTCTACCGGGGCTTCAGTTTGCGAGACGGGATCGCAGTGATCGACGTTGAAGTCTCTGCATTTCGCAACCCGTGCACAGACTTTGTGTTGCCATATTTGCGGAATCTATGTCGACTAAGAATGATTCAACAAGCTGATATATGCCTTCAAGACATATCGCTGCTAAACTGGGACCTCCGAGAAGAAGAGGTGTTCCGTGAATTGCTCCGGATGGATGCTCGTCTCGATTTGGACGCTAACAACAG AAACCTCGTACGAATGTTGGACGCTATCAGAGGCATGCCCTTTCTGCGCCAGCTCATGTTGTACCTCAGCAACACTGGCACTGGACCTTGCGAGCCTCAAGAAATCTCGCTGAACCTGACGCACCACTTTGTCACTGACGTTCGGAGGCTGAGGTACCAGGTCGACGACAGCTACGCCCACTTCCTGCACTGCCAGTGCGCCCACAATCGCGGCGTACGCACAACGACCTGTCTTGAGACAGGCATAATACCGACACTCTGCGCCCGTCGCGAGCTGACATGCTCCACAGGTGACTTGGTGCCGTGCATAGTTAGCGTTACGCACCCTGAAATGTACGGTACTTATGTTATTTATGTGCGTTCCACAGTTTGCATGCGTGACGAAGATTAG
- the LOC135904191 gene encoding uncharacterized protein isoform X2 — MQGDGDQVHAVFEDDAPIQAKSLSRTQATEDDASDATANGRMHIAGLSLERLVGAHTRRMMLGQQNEASIRVRALPDLKVLDERPCRLKLMLADDEAGVPEGTHHLAEWETFTRALLASHVCIHRLCLFISAVSGSPRHFYRGFSLRDGIAVIDVEVSAFRNPCTDFVLPYLRNLCRLRMIQQADICLQDISLLNWDLREEEVFRELLRMDARLDLDANNRNLVRMLDAIRGMPFLRQLMLYLSNTGTGPCEPQEISLNLTHHFVTDVRRLRYQVDDSYAHFLHCQCAHNRGVRTTTCLETGIIPTLCARRELTCSTGDLVPCIVSVTHPEMYGTYVIYVRSTVCMRDED, encoded by the exons GCGACAGAGGATGACGCCTCGGACGCCACTGCGAATGGACGAATGCATATCGCAGGCCTGAGTTTGGAACGCTTGGTTGGCGCACATACACGAAGGATGATGCTCGGCCAGCAAAACGAAGCAAGCATAAGAGTGCGCGCTCTTCCAGACCTCAAAGTCTTGGATGAAAGGCCCTGCCGCCTTAAGCTAATGCTTGCCGATGACGAAGCCGGAGTGCCGGAAGGAACAC ATCATCTTGCCGAATGGGAAACGTTCACAAGGGCACTCCTGGCCAGTCACGTTTGTATTCACCGCTTGTGCCTGTTCATCTCGGCAGTCTCCGGGTCACCCAGACACTTCTACCGGGGCTTCAGTTTGCGAGACGGGATCGCAGTGATCGACGTTGAAGTCTCTGCATTTCGCAACCCGTGCACAGACTTTGTGTTGCCATATTTGCGGAATCTATGTCGACTAAGAATGATTCAACAAGCTGATATATGCCTTCAAGACATATCGCTGCTAAACTGGGACCTCCGAGAAGAAGAGGTGTTCCGTGAATTGCTCCGGATGGATGCTCGTCTCGATTTGGACGCTAACAACAG AAACCTCGTACGAATGTTGGACGCTATCAGAGGCATGCCCTTTCTGCGCCAGCTCATGTTGTACCTCAGCAACACTGGCACTGGACCTTGCGAGCCTCAAGAAATCTCGCTGAACCTGACGCACCACTTTGTCACTGACGTTCGGAGGCTGAGGTACCAGGTCGACGACAGCTACGCCCACTTCCTGCACTGCCAGTGCGCCCACAATCGCGGCGTACGCACAACGACCTGTCTTGAGACAGGCATAATACCGACACTCTGCGCCCGTCGCGAGCTGACATGCTCCACAGGTGACTTGGTGCCGTGCATAGTTAGCGTTACGCACCCTGAAATGTACGGTACTTATGTTATTTATGTGCGTTCCACAGTTTGCATGCGTGACGAAGATTAG